Proteins encoded in a region of the Zea mays cultivar B73 chromosome 4, Zm-B73-REFERENCE-NAM-5.0, whole genome shotgun sequence genome:
- the LOC100216607 gene encoding CBS domain-containing protein CBSCBSPB3-like → MTRNPSYVMADTPAIEALHKMVQGKFRHLPVVENGEVIAMLDIAKCLYDAISRLEKAAEQGSALAAAIEGVERQLGGNFSGPHNLLETLRERMFKPSLSTIITENTKVATVSLSDPVCVATRKMRDLRVNSVIIMAGNSLHGIFTSKDVLMRVVAQNLSPELTLVEKVMTAHPDCATLDTTILDALHIMHDGKFLHIPVLDGDGQVAACLDVLQLTHAAISMVEGGPGGANDVANTIMQKFWDSALEPPDEDFDSHSELSLVVPSDAGDGRSCIYPPAVGNSFVFKLQDRKGRMHRFTCGSESLDELMSSVIQRLGMGDEKSVIQLLYEDDEGDKVLLTTNSDLTGAVLYAKSSGLKALRLHIDDSDSSNEVTQPLPELASSPHGSQSMHVHYGLMACAIALTGVAVMVYMRHSKA, encoded by the exons ATGACAAGGAACCCTTCATATGTCATGGCGGACACACCTGCTATTGAGGCACTGCATAAAATGGTCCAAG GGAAATTTAGACACCTTCCAGTTGTTGAAAATGGTGAGGTTATTGCGATGCTGGACATTGCAAAATGTCTGTATGATGCAATATCAAGACTGGAAAAGGCAGCAGAGCAAGGAAGTGCACTAGCAGCTGCCATAGAAGGGGTTGAGCGCCAGTTAGGTGGCAACTTCTCAG GTCCACACAATCTCTTAGAGACTCTCAGAGAACGAATGTTTAAACCTTCTTTGTCAACCATTATCACAGAGAACACAAA AGTAGCAACTGTTTCCCTTTCAGATCCTGTTTGTGTAGCAACCCGGAAAATGCGCGACTTACGTGTTAATTCAGTAATTATTATGGCTGGAAATTCGCTTCATGGGATCTTTAC CTCAAAGGATGTGCTGATGCGTGTTGTGGCCCAAAATCTTTCTCCTGAGTTAACTCTAGTAGAAAAG GTAATGACTGCACACCCCGACTGTGCTACATTGGACACAACAATCCTTGATGCACTACATATCATGCATGATGGCAAATTCTTGCATATTCCTGTTCTTGATGGAG ATGGGCAGGTTGCTGCTTGCTTGGACGTTCTGCAACTTACCCATGCTGCCATTTCAATG GTTGAAGGAGGTCCTGGTGGCGCAAATGATGTGGCAAACACAATAATGCAGAAATTCTGGGACTCTGCACTAGAGCCTCCAGATGAGGATTTTGATAGTCACAG TGAATTATCTTTAGTGGTGCCATCAGATGCTGGGGATGGCAGGAGTTGTATTTATCCTCCTGCTGTTGGTAATTCATTTGTATTTAAGCTTCAGGACAGAAAGGGACGTATGCATAGATTTACTTGTG GCTCTGAGAGTTTAGATGAGCTGATGTCTTCTGTAATCCAAAGGTTAGGCATGGGTGATGAGAAGAGTGTGATTCAACTGTTG TATGAGGATGATGAAGGCGACAAGGTGCTGTTGACAACCAATTCTGATCTTACTGGTGCTGTGTTGTATGCAAAATCATCTGGATTGAAG GCCTTGAGATTGCATATTGACGACTCAGATTCCAGCAATGAAGTAACACAGCCATTGCCAGAGCTGGCGTCATCACCCCACGGAAGTCAGTCGATGCATGTTCATTATGGATTGATGGCTTGTGCGATTGCTCTGACTGGGGTAGCTGTGATGGTTTACATGAGACACTCTAAAGCTTGA
- the LOC100216607 gene encoding CBS domain-containing protein CBSCBSPB3-like isoform X1: MSSTAAVALNRRTRSRPPSVASSRRSDDPTAAGAGAPANGNGKVSTKPASPDHTSGERTVKKLRLSKALTIAEGTTVSEACRRMAARRVDAVLLTDAGGLLSGIVTDKDIATRVIAEGLRVEQTIISKIMTRNPSYVMADTPAIEALHKMVQGKFRHLPVVENGEVIAMLDIAKCLYDAISRLEKAAEQGSALAAAIEGVERQLGGNFSGPHNLLETLRERMFKPSLSTIITENTKVATVSLSDPVCVATRKMRDLRVNSVIIMAGNSLHGIFTSKDVLMRVVAQNLSPELTLVEKVMTAHPDCATLDTTILDALHIMHDGKFLHIPVLDGDGQVAACLDVLQLTHAAISMVEGGPGGANDVANTIMQKFWDSALEPPDEDFDSHSELSLVVPSDAGDGRSCIYPPAVGNSFVFKLQDRKGRMHRFTCGSESLDELMSSVIQRLGMGDEKSVIQLLYEDDEGDKVLLTTNSDLTGAVLYAKSSGLKALRLHIDDSDSSNEVTQPLPELASSPHGSQSMHVHYGLMACAIALTGVAVMVYMRHSKA; encoded by the exons ATGAGCTCCACTGCCGCTGTGGCCCTTAATCGTCGCACGCGCAGCCGGCCGCCGTCGGTCGCGTCTTCCCGCAGGTCTGATGATCCCACGGCCGCCGGCGCTGGCGCCCCCGCCAACGGCAACGGCAAAGTCTCCACCAAGCCCGCCTCCCCCGACCATACCTC AGGGGAGAGAACGGTCAAGAAGCTGCGGCTGTCCAAGGCGCTGACGATCGCGGAGGGGACCACGGTCTCGGAGGCGTGCCGACGGATGGCGGCGAGGCGGGTCGATGCCGTTCTGCTCACAGACGCCGGTGGCCTGCTCTCAGGCATCGTCACCGACAAG GACATAGCTACAAGGGTCATTGCCGAGGGGCTGCGGGTTGAGCAAACAATCATCTCCAAGATTATGACAAGGAACCCTTCATATGTCATGGCGGACACACCTGCTATTGAGGCACTGCATAAAATGGTCCAAG GGAAATTTAGACACCTTCCAGTTGTTGAAAATGGTGAGGTTATTGCGATGCTGGACATTGCAAAATGTCTGTATGATGCAATATCAAGACTGGAAAAGGCAGCAGAGCAAGGAAGTGCACTAGCAGCTGCCATAGAAGGGGTTGAGCGCCAGTTAGGTGGCAACTTCTCAG GTCCACACAATCTCTTAGAGACTCTCAGAGAACGAATGTTTAAACCTTCTTTGTCAACCATTATCACAGAGAACACAAA AGTAGCAACTGTTTCCCTTTCAGATCCTGTTTGTGTAGCAACCCGGAAAATGCGCGACTTACGTGTTAATTCAGTAATTATTATGGCTGGAAATTCGCTTCATGGGATCTTTAC CTCAAAGGATGTGCTGATGCGTGTTGTGGCCCAAAATCTTTCTCCTGAGTTAACTCTAGTAGAAAAG GTAATGACTGCACACCCCGACTGTGCTACATTGGACACAACAATCCTTGATGCACTACATATCATGCATGATGGCAAATTCTTGCATATTCCTGTTCTTGATGGAG ATGGGCAGGTTGCTGCTTGCTTGGACGTTCTGCAACTTACCCATGCTGCCATTTCAATG GTTGAAGGAGGTCCTGGTGGCGCAAATGATGTGGCAAACACAATAATGCAGAAATTCTGGGACTCTGCACTAGAGCCTCCAGATGAGGATTTTGATAGTCACAG TGAATTATCTTTAGTGGTGCCATCAGATGCTGGGGATGGCAGGAGTTGTATTTATCCTCCTGCTGTTGGTAATTCATTTGTATTTAAGCTTCAGGACAGAAAGGGACGTATGCATAGATTTACTTGTG GCTCTGAGAGTTTAGATGAGCTGATGTCTTCTGTAATCCAAAGGTTAGGCATGGGTGATGAGAAGAGTGTGATTCAACTGTTG TATGAGGATGATGAAGGCGACAAGGTGCTGTTGACAACCAATTCTGATCTTACTGGTGCTGTGTTGTATGCAAAATCATCTGGATTGAAG GCCTTGAGATTGCATATTGACGACTCAGATTCCAGCAATGAAGTAACACAGCCATTGCCAGAGCTGGCGTCATCACCCCACGGAAGTCAGTCGATGCATGTTCATTATGGATTGATGGCTTGTGCGATTGCTCTGACTGGGGTAGCTGTGATGGTTTACATGAGACACTCTAAAGCTTGA